Proteins from a single region of Acidianus ambivalens:
- a CDS encoding Cdc6/Cdc18 family protein: MIRETLKGGKGEVIKNPKVFIDPISVFTEIPYREDIIKETAISIRYFVKNDVRFSNLFLGLTGTGKTFVVRYILNEIEEVKKEDEDYKNVIQAYVNCREVGGTPQAVLSVLAEKLTNDIVPKHGINLGEYIEKIKNAVEGKKAIVYLDEVDTLVKRRDGDIVLYQLLRADAEISVIMISNDINVRDYMEPRVLSSLGPSVIFKPYDAEQLKEILSKYAEYGLFRGTYNDEILAYIAAISAKEHGDARKAVNLLFRAAQLASGEGIIRKEHVDRAIVEYEQERLVEAIKSLPFHYKLALRASLDSEDVVTAHKIYVDLCNKLKQRPLSYRRFSDIISELDMFGIIKIKILNKGRAGGIRKYIEVPDREKIMKALDENLAEEIGYEY; the protein is encoded by the coding sequence GTGATTCGAGAGACATTAAAGGGCGGAAAAGGCGAGGTCATAAAAAATCCTAAGGTTTTCATAGACCCTATTTCGGTCTTTACCGAAATACCTTATAGAGAAGATATAATAAAAGAGACAGCAATATCTATTAGATATTTCGTTAAAAACGACGTAAGATTTTCCAATTTATTCTTGGGGCTTACTGGTACAGGTAAAACTTTTGTTGTGAGATACATACTAAACGAGATAGAAGAAGTAAAAAAAGAGGATGAGGATTACAAGAACGTAATACAAGCGTATGTAAATTGTAGGGAAGTTGGAGGTACTCCTCAGGCAGTATTGTCTGTACTAGCCGAGAAATTAACAAATGATATTGTTCCGAAGCATGGAATAAATTTAGGAGAATATATAGAAAAAATAAAAAATGCAGTAGAAGGTAAGAAAGCTATAGTATATTTGGACGAAGTAGATACTTTAGTTAAAAGAAGGGATGGAGATATAGTTCTATATCAGCTCCTTAGGGCAGATGCCGAAATATCAGTAATTATGATTAGTAATGATATTAATGTAAGGGATTATATGGAGCCTCGTGTATTATCGTCCCTTGGACCATCAGTGATTTTTAAGCCTTATGATGCGGAACAATTGAAAGAAATATTAAGTAAGTACGCCGAGTACGGTCTGTTCAGAGGAACTTATAATGACGAAATTTTGGCATATATAGCAGCAATTTCGGCCAAAGAGCATGGAGATGCAAGAAAAGCCGTTAACCTATTATTTAGAGCAGCTCAATTAGCTTCTGGAGAAGGTATAATAAGAAAAGAACACGTAGATAGAGCAATTGTTGAGTACGAGCAAGAGAGATTAGTTGAAGCTATTAAATCTCTTCCATTTCATTATAAATTAGCCTTAAGAGCCTCATTAGATTCGGAAGACGTAGTAACTGCGCATAAAATTTATGTGGATCTGTGCAATAAATTGAAACAAAGGCCTTTATCGTATAGGCGTTTCTCAGACATAATATCTGAGCTTGATATGTTTGGAATAATAAAGATAAAGATACTAAATAAAGGAAGAGCAGGAGGTATAAGAAAGTATATAGAAGTTCCAGACAGGGAAAAGATTATGAAGGCGTTAGACGAAAATTTAGCTGAGGAAATAGGGTATGAATACTAA
- a CDS encoding 4a-hydroxytetrahydrobiopterin dehydratase, protein MNKLSEDEIRNKLKNLNNWEYKDNKLVKEFKFNTFDDLIDFLKLIQPVADSLDHHPDVHIYYNRVIIELTTHDAGGITDLDFKLAEKIDDLSTHVR, encoded by the coding sequence ATGAATAAGCTTTCTGAAGATGAAATAAGGAATAAGTTAAAAAACCTAAATAATTGGGAATATAAAGATAACAAGCTAGTTAAGGAATTTAAATTTAATACATTTGATGATTTAATAGATTTTCTTAAATTAATACAACCAGTAGCTGATAGTTTGGACCATCATCCAGACGTCCACATATATTACAATAGAGTTATCATTGAACTAACAACTCATGATGCTGGCGGTATAACTGATTTAGACTTTAAGCTAGCTGAAAAAATAGACGACCTAAGCACACATGTTAGGTAA